From one Acidobacteriota bacterium genomic stretch:
- a CDS encoding putative metal-dependent hydrolase — translation MENTTATSNDLRYPIGKFDPSRVITPEIRAANVAAIRDLPGKIEAAIAGLSDGQLDTEYRPEGWTVRQTVHHVADSHINSFCRFKLALTEDVPTIRPYAEERWAELADSLLPLDSSLAIIRGVHHRLHILLESLSDADFERELIHPDSGQFSVDRLLALYAWHGAHHVAHIAGLRERNGW, via the coding sequence ATGGAGAATACAACAGCAACGAGTAACGATCTTCGGTATCCGATCGGAAAATTCGACCCGTCAAGAGTCATCACGCCCGAGATTCGCGCAGCAAACGTCGCGGCGATCAGGGATCTTCCGGGAAAAATCGAAGCCGCCATCGCCGGACTTTCGGACGGGCAACTTGACACCGAATATCGCCCGGAAGGTTGGACGGTGAGGCAGACGGTGCATCACGTCGCTGACTCGCATATCAACTCGTTCTGCCGTTTCAAACTGGCGCTGACCGAGGACGTTCCGACGATCCGGCCTTACGCCGAGGAGCGCTGGGCGGAACTCGCCGACAGCCTCTTGCCGCTCGATTCGAGCCTCGCGATCATCCGCGGCGTTCATCACCGGCTGCACATTCTGCTCGAATCACTGTCCGACGCGGATTTCGAACGCGAGTTGATACATCCCGATTCCGGTCAGTTCTCGGTCGACCGTCTCCTTGCGCTCTATGCCTGGCACGGCGCGCACCACGTCGCACATATCGCCGGACTTCGCGAAAGAAACGGCTGGTGA
- a CDS encoding LamB/YcsF family protein yields MQSIDLNADMGESFGAWQMGRDAELMDLVSSINVACGFHAGDATVLRQTVETAIGKGVKIGAHPSFPDLQGFGRREMKLSPAEIFDIVLFQVATVKGICEAFGARLNHVKPHGALYNQAAKDREIARAIAEAVKKIDGNLVLYGLSGSFLIAEAESAGLRTASEVFADRTYQTDGSLTPRTRPDALITDADAAIRQVIGMITNSTVRSVEGVPVPICAETVCIHGDSPHAVEFATKIRNALIAIGIAVR; encoded by the coding sequence ATGCAATCGATTGATCTCAACGCGGATATGGGCGAGAGTTTCGGCGCCTGGCAAATGGGACGTGACGCCGAACTGATGGATCTTGTCTCGTCGATCAACGTCGCCTGCGGATTTCACGCCGGCGATGCGACGGTTCTGAGGCAAACGGTCGAGACGGCGATAGGCAAAGGCGTCAAGATCGGCGCGCATCCTTCCTTTCCCGACCTGCAGGGCTTCGGACGTCGTGAGATGAAATTGTCGCCGGCCGAGATCTTCGATATCGTTCTCTTTCAGGTCGCGACGGTCAAAGGAATTTGTGAGGCGTTCGGCGCAAGGCTCAATCACGTCAAGCCTCACGGCGCGCTCTACAATCAGGCGGCGAAGGATCGCGAGATCGCGCGCGCGATCGCGGAAGCCGTGAAAAAGATCGACGGAAATCTCGTTTTGTACGGTCTCTCGGGGAGTTTCCTGATCGCCGAAGCCGAATCGGCCGGACTCAGGACCGCGTCTGAGGTTTTCGCCGACCGAACCTATCAAACCGACGGAAGTTTGACGCCGCGAACACGCCCCGATGCGCTCATCACGGATGCGGATGCGGCCATCCGGCAGGTGATCGGGATGATCACGAACTCGACGGTTAGAAGCGTCGAAGGCGTCCCGGTCCCGATCTGCGCCGAAACAGTCTGCATCCACGGCGACAGCCCACACGCCGTCGAATTCGCGACGAAGATCCGCAACGCGTTGATTGCAATTGGGATTGCCGTCAGATGA
- a CDS encoding biotin-dependent carboxyltransferase family protein: MGILIRKPGMLASFQDLGRNGFARFGINPGGVMDTAAARISNILCGNPDGEAVLEMHFPAPEIEFTEPVLFSLCGADFGGRLNDSEIEPWRLYAASAGDSLAFSRRVSGARAYLAVSGGFEIERWLGSGSTNIKAAIGGFRGRALIAGDRVGFGRTANRSPAPPLRASSRLLPIYRPIPTVRYVAGAEFELLPEDSRRIFNERLFSISPRSDRMGFRLEGPTVALAEPFELVSSAVNFGTIQLLPDGQLIILMADHQTSGGYPRLANVIPTDLPLVAQLVAGDKVGFHSVSEDESERLCLEFEKDLSLLRAGCRFRLDAID, encoded by the coding sequence ATGGGAATTCTGATTCGAAAACCCGGAATGCTCGCTTCGTTTCAAGATCTTGGGCGCAACGGTTTCGCGCGTTTCGGGATCAATCCCGGCGGCGTGATGGATACGGCTGCGGCGCGGATCTCAAATATCCTCTGCGGAAATCCCGACGGCGAGGCGGTTCTCGAAATGCATTTTCCGGCGCCCGAGATCGAGTTTACCGAGCCGGTGCTTTTTTCCTTATGCGGAGCCGATTTCGGTGGACGGCTTAACGATTCGGAGATCGAACCGTGGCGGCTTTACGCGGCGTCGGCGGGCGATTCACTGGCGTTTTCGCGACGTGTCTCCGGTGCCCGCGCGTATCTCGCGGTGAGTGGCGGATTCGAGATCGAGCGATGGCTCGGGAGCGGTTCGACCAACATCAAGGCCGCGATCGGCGGATTTCGCGGCCGTGCATTGATTGCCGGCGACCGCGTCGGCTTCGGAAGAACGGCAAACCGCTCGCCGGCTCCGCCGCTCCGCGCTTCGTCGCGGCTCCTCCCGATATACCGGCCGATCCCGACCGTCCGCTATGTCGCCGGCGCCGAATTTGAACTCCTGCCGGAAGATTCCCGGCGAATCTTCAACGAACGTCTGTTTTCGATCTCGCCGCGGTCGGACCGGATGGGTTTCCGGCTCGAAGGCCCAACCGTCGCGCTTGCCGAACCGTTTGAGCTCGTCTCGTCGGCCGTGAACTTCGGAACGATCCAACTGCTTCCGGACGGGCAGTTGATCATCCTGATGGCCGACCATCAGACGTCCGGCGGTTATCCGCGTCTGGCCAATGTCATCCCCACGGACCTGCCGCTGGTCGCGCAACTTGTCGCCGGCGACAAGGTCGGATTTCATTCGGTCTCAGAGGATGAATCGGAAAGACTCTGCCTCGAATTCGAAAAGGATTTGAGTTTGCTGCGCGCTGGCTGTAGATTTAGACTCGATGCAATCGATTGA
- the pxpB gene encoding 5-oxoprolinase subunit PxpB — protein MTGNDYRIFPQGLDAVTIDFGNVISEQLNRRVLALAARIGETAFPGLIEAVPAFSSCTVFFDFMELRRTIPSGSTVFAFVSRYLAKTVDELTIRETETSRLIEVPVDFSPGSGPDLQFVADSGKLSTAETVGIFTSRTYRVFMLGFLPGFPYMGEIDERIASPRKLSPRTRVEKGSVGIAGRQTGIYPMASPGGWQIIGRTDFEMFTPDCASPTSLRAGDRVRFIAA, from the coding sequence ATGACCGGCAACGATTACAGAATCTTCCCGCAAGGCCTCGACGCCGTGACGATTGACTTCGGCAATGTGATCTCCGAACAACTCAACCGTCGCGTTCTGGCGCTTGCGGCCAGGATCGGGGAAACCGCGTTTCCCGGCCTTATTGAAGCAGTGCCGGCGTTTTCGTCGTGCACCGTTTTTTTTGACTTTATGGAGCTGCGGCGAACGATCCCTTCCGGATCGACGGTTTTCGCGTTCGTTTCCCGATACCTTGCGAAAACGGTTGACGAACTGACGATTCGCGAAACGGAAACGTCGAGGCTGATCGAGGTCCCCGTGGATTTTTCTCCAGGCTCGGGTCCCGACCTTCAGTTCGTCGCCGATTCGGGGAAACTCTCAACAGCCGAGACCGTCGGCATTTTCACATCGCGGACCTATCGCGTTTTTATGCTCGGATTCCTTCCCGGATTCCCGTATATGGGCGAGATCGACGAGCGCATCGCCTCGCCGCGCAAGCTTTCGCCGCGGACGCGTGTCGAAAAAGGCAGCGTCGGCATCGCCGGCCGCCAAACCGGCATCTATCCGATGGCGTCGCCCGGCGGCTGGCAGATAATCGGCCGGACCGACTTTGAGATGTTCACGCCCGACTGCGCTTCGCCGACCTCGCTTCGGGCCGGCGACCGTGTCAGATTCATTGCCGCCTGA
- a CDS encoding ABC transporter permease: protein MNRLTYIGFAIISVIVLMAVFAPFLASFDAATVPATATRLAAPSSQHWFGTDALGYDVFARVVYGARISLQVGVTVTVISALIGMFIGAIAGFYGGYTDKLLSGYLFNVFLAFPGLLLAIALVAFLGAGLGKMILALCIIGWVGYARVMRGQVLKVREYDFVQAARALGASNMRILFTHILPNAIQPLIVQASLGMAGAVLSEASLSFLGLGIPPPTPSWGTMIEDARTTYTIAPHTLFVPGLAIALTVLAFNFIGDGLREYLDPKQRRR from the coding sequence ATGAACCGTCTGACCTACATCGGCTTCGCGATCATCTCCGTCATCGTCCTGATGGCGGTCTTCGCGCCGTTTTTGGCGTCCTTTGACGCCGCGACCGTTCCGGCAACCGCAACGCGGCTCGCCGCGCCTTCTTCCCAGCACTGGTTCGGCACCGATGCGCTCGGATATGACGTCTTCGCGCGCGTCGTTTACGGCGCCCGGATCTCGCTTCAGGTCGGCGTAACGGTGACCGTCATTTCCGCTCTGATCGGTATGTTCATCGGCGCGATCGCCGGATTTTACGGAGGATATACCGACAAATTGCTTTCCGGCTATCTGTTCAACGTCTTTCTGGCGTTTCCCGGATTGCTGCTGGCGATCGCGCTCGTCGCGTTTCTCGGCGCCGGACTCGGAAAGATGATCCTCGCGCTGTGCATCATCGGCTGGGTCGGCTATGCGCGCGTGATGCGCGGCCAGGTCCTGAAGGTTCGCGAATACGATTTCGTGCAGGCGGCACGGGCGCTCGGCGCGAGCAATATGAGGATCTTGTTCACGCACATCCTGCCGAACGCGATCCAACCGCTGATCGTTCAGGCCTCGCTCGGAATGGCCGGTGCGGTGCTTTCGGAGGCGTCGCTCTCGTTTCTCGGACTCGGAATTCCGCCGCCGACGCCTTCCTGGGGGACGATGATCGAGGACGCGCGGACGACCTATACGATCGCGCCGCACACGCTTTTCGTTCCCGGGTTGGCGATCGCCCTGACGGTTCTCGCTTTCAACTTCATCGGTGACGGACTGCGCGAGTATCTCGATCCCAAACAACGCAGACGTTAA